In Stutzerimonas stutzeri, a genomic segment contains:
- a CDS encoding methyl-accepting chemotaxis protein, which yields MRNNQPITQREYAFPDQQRLISTTDLKGKISYCNDIFAEVSGFERSEIIGSPHNLIRHPDVPSAVFAHMWATLKDGRPWMGIVKNRRKNGDHYWVNAYVTPVLDMQRTVIGYESVRTKPTREQVQRAEALYARLNAGKSGVPQRDKWLPVAINWLPFIVISQIGFMIGTWFDHAWGFALAALLSVPLGLAGRHWQMRGVNRLVRLAEQSTSDPLVAQMYTDSHGVEARLEMAMLSEHARLKTCLTRLQDSAVQLQQQAKQADELAHSCSDGLARQHHETEQVATAINQMAATTQEVAGNVALAAEATEQANRLAAHGQEISGQTRKAIELLAHAVTETGDAVSALAQNSDEIGTVVDVIKSIADQTNLLALNAAIEAARAGESGRGFAVVADEVRQLAQRTAAATGQIHQLIKKLQLQARQAVETTEQGRAQANRGVERVIDADKALSGISTAVERIIDMTSQIASATEQQSSVAEEISHNVSNIARLADQTSGDAQSSALLSEGLAATAQSQYSLVERFNR from the coding sequence ATGCGAAACAACCAGCCCATCACCCAACGCGAATATGCGTTTCCTGACCAGCAACGGCTGATTTCCACAACCGATCTGAAAGGCAAGATCAGCTATTGCAACGACATCTTTGCCGAAGTCAGCGGTTTCGAGCGCAGCGAGATTATCGGCTCTCCACACAACCTGATCCGTCATCCGGATGTGCCGTCCGCTGTGTTCGCCCATATGTGGGCCACGCTCAAGGACGGCAGGCCCTGGATGGGCATCGTCAAGAATCGACGCAAGAACGGCGACCATTACTGGGTCAACGCGTACGTAACGCCGGTGCTCGACATGCAGCGTACCGTTATCGGCTATGAGTCAGTGCGTACCAAGCCCACCCGCGAGCAGGTGCAGCGCGCCGAAGCGCTCTATGCACGCCTTAACGCGGGGAAAAGCGGTGTGCCGCAGCGCGACAAGTGGCTACCCGTTGCGATCAACTGGTTGCCCTTCATCGTCATCAGCCAGATCGGCTTCATGATCGGCACGTGGTTCGATCATGCCTGGGGCTTTGCGCTGGCCGCACTGCTGTCCGTGCCACTGGGCCTTGCCGGGCGTCACTGGCAGATGCGCGGGGTGAACCGCCTGGTGCGCCTGGCCGAGCAATCTACCAGCGATCCTTTGGTCGCACAGATGTACACCGACAGCCATGGCGTTGAAGCCCGCCTGGAAATGGCAATGCTCAGCGAGCATGCGCGCCTGAAAACCTGCCTGACGCGTCTGCAGGACAGCGCCGTGCAACTCCAGCAGCAGGCCAAGCAGGCCGATGAACTGGCGCACAGCTGCTCGGATGGCCTCGCGCGCCAGCATCACGAAACCGAACAGGTCGCCACGGCCATCAACCAGATGGCCGCGACGACCCAGGAAGTCGCTGGCAACGTGGCCCTGGCGGCAGAGGCCACCGAGCAAGCCAACCGGCTTGCTGCACACGGCCAGGAAATCAGTGGCCAGACCCGCAAAGCCATCGAACTGCTGGCCCATGCCGTGACGGAAACTGGCGATGCGGTGTCGGCCCTGGCACAGAACAGCGACGAGATCGGTACCGTGGTCGATGTGATCAAAAGCATCGCCGACCAGACCAACCTGCTCGCGCTCAACGCGGCCATCGAAGCGGCTCGCGCCGGGGAAAGCGGCCGCGGCTTCGCCGTGGTCGCCGACGAGGTCCGCCAATTGGCCCAGCGTACCGCTGCCGCCACGGGTCAGATCCATCAACTGATCAAAAAACTTCAGTTGCAGGCGCGCCAGGCCGTCGAGACGACGGAGCAAGGCCGTGCACAGGCGAACCGTGGTGTGGAACGGGTGATCGACGCGGACAAAGCGCTCTCTGGTATCAGCACGGCCGTGGAGCGCATCATCGACATGACGTCGCAAATCGCTTCGGCAACCGAGCAGCAGAGCTCAGTTGCCGAGGAGATCAGCCACAACGTCAGCAATATCGCTCGCCTCGCCGATCAAACGTCGGGGGACGCGCAGAGCTCGGCGCTGCTTTCTGAGGGCCTGGCGGCTACGGCGCAATCGCAGTACTCGCTGGTGGAGCGCTTCAACCGCTGA
- the acnA gene encoding aconitate hydratase AcnA: MPSLDSLNCRRSLDVNGKTYHYYSLPEAAKQLGDISRLPTSLKVLLENLLRWEDDVTVRADDFTSLAVWLKTHTSEREIQYRPARVLMQDFTGVPAVVDLTAMRDAVSRAGADPQRINPLSPVDLVIDHSVMVDRFGSDSSFEQNVEFEMQRNGERYEFLRWGQQAFDNFRVVPPGTGICHQVNLEYLGQVVWTKEEDGETIAYPDTLVGTDSHTTMINGLGVLGWGVGGIEAEAAMLGQPVSMLIPEVIGMRLTGKLNEGVTATDLVLTVTQILRKHGVVGKFVEFFGPGLDHLPLADRATIGNMAPEYGATCGFFPVDQITIDYLRLTGRDPDRIALVEAYSKAQGMWRDSNSPDPVFTATLELDLGQVQPSLAGPKRPQDRVSLGDIGASFDLLLETSGKIQHADTAVPVAGESFDLKHGAVVIAAITSCTNTSNPNVLMAAGLVAKKALERGLKRAPWVKSSLAPGSKVVTDYLERAGLTTYLDQLGFNLVGYGCTTCIGNSGPLPDAIGQAITENDLIVSSVLSGNRNFEGRVHPMVKANWLASPPLVVAFALAGTTRINMDKEPLGYDEQNQPVYLKDIWPTSAEVNEAVSKIDGQMFRTRYADVFSGDEHWQSIAFTEGDTYAWNDSSSYVQNPPFFEDIGQPPAPPTDVENARVLALFGDSITTDHISPAGNIKASSPAGLYLQQLGVKPEDFNSYGSRRGNHEVMMRGTFANIRIKNEMLGGEEGGNTLHQPSGERMSIYDAAMRYQAEGVPLVVVAGKEYGTGSSRDWAAKGTNLLGVKAVIAESFERIHRSNLIGMGVLALQFVGDQTRQSLGLTGNEQLSIRGLGADIKPRQLLTVDIQRADGSRENFQVLCRIDTLNEVQYFKAGGILHYVLRQLIAA; this comes from the coding sequence ATGCCATCCCTGGACAGCCTGAATTGCCGACGAAGCCTCGATGTAAACGGCAAAACCTATCACTACTACAGCCTCCCCGAGGCGGCGAAGCAGCTCGGCGACATCAGCCGCTTACCGACTTCTCTCAAAGTGCTGCTGGAGAACCTGTTGCGCTGGGAAGATGACGTCACGGTACGCGCCGACGACTTCACCTCGCTGGCGGTATGGCTGAAGACGCATACGTCGGAACGGGAGATTCAGTACCGCCCCGCGCGGGTGCTCATGCAGGATTTCACCGGCGTTCCCGCAGTGGTCGACCTGACCGCCATGCGCGATGCGGTGTCGCGTGCCGGTGCCGACCCCCAGCGCATCAACCCGCTATCACCCGTGGATCTGGTTATCGACCATTCGGTAATGGTTGATCGATTCGGCAGCGACAGTTCGTTCGAACAGAATGTCGAATTCGAAATGCAACGCAACGGGGAGCGCTACGAGTTCCTACGCTGGGGCCAGCAAGCATTCGACAACTTCCGCGTGGTGCCGCCGGGTACCGGCATTTGTCACCAGGTCAATCTCGAATACCTCGGTCAGGTGGTCTGGACGAAAGAAGAAGACGGCGAAACCATCGCCTATCCGGACACCCTGGTCGGCACCGATTCGCACACCACCATGATCAACGGCCTCGGCGTGCTGGGCTGGGGCGTGGGCGGTATCGAAGCGGAGGCGGCGATGCTCGGCCAACCCGTGTCGATGCTGATACCCGAAGTTATCGGCATGCGTCTGACCGGCAAGCTCAACGAAGGCGTCACGGCCACCGACCTGGTGCTCACCGTCACACAGATACTGCGCAAGCACGGTGTAGTGGGAAAATTCGTCGAGTTCTTCGGCCCGGGTCTGGATCACCTTCCGCTCGCCGATCGCGCCACTATCGGCAATATGGCGCCCGAGTACGGGGCCACCTGCGGCTTTTTTCCGGTGGATCAGATCACCATCGATTACCTGCGCCTGACAGGCCGTGATCCGGACCGCATCGCGCTGGTCGAGGCATACAGCAAGGCCCAGGGCATGTGGCGAGATAGCAACTCACCGGACCCGGTATTCACCGCGACGCTGGAGCTCGATCTCGGTCAGGTACAGCCCTCCCTTGCTGGTCCGAAGCGGCCACAGGATCGGGTCTCACTGGGTGACATCGGCGCCAGCTTCGACCTTCTGTTGGAAACCAGCGGCAAAATCCAGCATGCAGACACCGCGGTGCCTGTCGCTGGCGAAAGCTTCGATCTAAAACACGGCGCGGTGGTGATCGCCGCGATCACCTCATGCACCAATACCTCCAATCCGAACGTCTTGATGGCCGCTGGTCTGGTAGCCAAGAAGGCACTCGAGCGCGGCTTGAAACGCGCGCCCTGGGTTAAATCATCGCTCGCGCCAGGCTCCAAGGTGGTCACCGACTATCTGGAGCGGGCCGGCCTGACGACCTATCTGGACCAGCTCGGCTTCAATCTGGTCGGTTATGGCTGCACCACCTGCATCGGTAACTCCGGACCGCTACCCGACGCGATCGGCCAGGCGATCACCGAAAACGACTTGATCGTCTCCTCGGTGTTGTCTGGCAACCGCAACTTCGAAGGGCGCGTGCATCCGATGGTCAAAGCCAACTGGCTGGCTTCGCCACCTCTGGTTGTGGCGTTCGCGCTGGCCGGCACCACACGTATCAACATGGACAAGGAACCGCTGGGATACGACGAGCAGAATCAGCCGGTCTATCTCAAGGACATTTGGCCCACCAGCGCGGAGGTGAACGAGGCCGTCAGCAAGATCGATGGTCAGATGTTCCGCACTCGCTATGCCGATGTATTTAGCGGTGACGAACATTGGCAATCCATTGCCTTCACCGAAGGCGACACCTACGCATGGAACGACAGTTCCAGCTACGTGCAGAACCCACCGTTCTTCGAAGACATCGGCCAACCGCCCGCACCGCCGACGGATGTTGAAAATGCACGTGTATTGGCGCTTTTTGGCGACTCGATTACCACCGATCACATCTCACCGGCCGGCAATATCAAGGCCAGCTCGCCAGCCGGACTGTATCTGCAGCAACTGGGCGTGAAACCGGAAGACTTCAATTCCTACGGCTCGCGTCGTGGCAACCACGAAGTGATGATGCGGGGCACGTTCGCCAACATCCGTATCAAGAACGAGATGCTGGGCGGCGAAGAAGGCGGCAATACGCTTCATCAACCCAGCGGTGAGCGGATGTCGATCTACGATGCCGCGATGCGCTATCAAGCTGAAGGCGTGCCGCTGGTGGTGGTTGCCGGGAAGGAATATGGCACCGGCTCAAGTCGCGATTGGGCCGCCAAGGGCACCAATCTTCTTGGCGTCAAGGCAGTGATTGCGGAGAGCTTCGAGCGCATCCACCGATCCAACCTGATCGGTATGGGCGTGCTGGCGCTACAGTTCGTCGGCGATCAGACCCGGCAGTCGTTGGGCCTGACTGGCAATGAGCAGCTCTCGATTCGTGGCTTGGGGGCTGATATCAAACCCCGCCAACTGCTGACCGTGGATATTCAGCGAGCGGACGGTTCACGGGAGAACTTCCAGGTGCTCTGCCGCATCGACACGCTCAACGAGGTGCAATACTTCAAGGCAGGCGGAATCCTGCACTACGTGTTGAGACAGTTGATCGCAGCCTGA
- the rlmM gene encoding 23S rRNA (cytidine(2498)-2'-O)-methyltransferase RlmM: MNTLLLHCRPGFENEVCAEISDQAARLSVAGYAKAKPNSACAEFICSEPEQAQRLMHGVRFARLIFARQWARGEHLTLPETDRIGVLLEQLKAYPVCGSVWLEVLDTNDGKELSNFCRKFEAPLRKALTKAGRLVEGGSGPRLLLTFKSGREVFLGIAEADNSAMWPMGIPRLKFPRQAPSRSTLKLEEAWHHFIPREQWDARLAPGMTAVDLGASPGGWTWQLVNRDIEVMAVDNGPMNQELLESGLVGHYRADGFAFRPKQPVDWMVCDIVEKPAKNAALLETWIGEGLCREAVVNLKLPMKQRYAEVKRLLERIADGLAERGVKASIGCKQLYHDREEVTCHLRRR, encoded by the coding sequence ATGAATACATTGCTGCTGCACTGCCGCCCAGGCTTCGAAAATGAAGTCTGCGCCGAGATCAGCGACCAGGCCGCCCGACTGAGCGTGGCCGGCTACGCCAAGGCGAAACCGAACAGCGCCTGCGCCGAGTTCATTTGCAGCGAGCCGGAACAAGCGCAGCGATTGATGCACGGCGTGCGCTTCGCCCGCTTGATCTTCGCTCGGCAATGGGCGCGCGGCGAGCATCTGACGCTGCCAGAGACCGACCGTATCGGCGTATTGCTCGAACAACTCAAGGCCTACCCGGTATGCGGCAGCGTCTGGCTCGAGGTGCTGGACACCAACGATGGCAAGGAACTGTCGAACTTCTGCCGCAAGTTCGAGGCCCCGTTACGCAAGGCGCTGACCAAGGCTGGACGGCTGGTCGAAGGTGGCTCGGGGCCGCGCTTGCTGCTGACCTTCAAAAGTGGCCGCGAGGTATTTCTCGGCATCGCTGAGGCCGACAACAGCGCCATGTGGCCGATGGGTATTCCTCGCCTGAAGTTCCCAAGGCAGGCGCCGAGCCGCTCAACGCTGAAGCTGGAAGAGGCCTGGCATCACTTCATTCCGCGCGAGCAGTGGGACGCGCGATTGGCACCCGGTATGACCGCGGTGGATCTGGGCGCATCGCCAGGCGGCTGGACCTGGCAGCTGGTCAACCGGGACATAGAAGTGATGGCTGTGGATAACGGGCCGATGAACCAGGAGTTGCTGGAATCCGGCCTGGTTGGGCATTACCGCGCCGACGGGTTCGCCTTCCGCCCGAAGCAGCCGGTGGACTGGATGGTCTGCGATATCGTCGAGAAGCCGGCAAAGAACGCTGCCTTGCTGGAAACCTGGATCGGCGAAGGTCTGTGCCGAGAGGCGGTGGTCAACCTCAAGTTGCCGATGAAACAACGCTACGCGGAGGTGAAGCGGCTGCTGGAACGCATCGCCGATGGGCTTGCCGAACGAGGGGTGAAAGCGAGCATTGGCTGCAAGCAGCTTTACCATGACCGCGAGGAAGTGACCTGCCATTTGCGTCGCCGGTGA
- the tusA gene encoding sulfurtransferase TusA, protein MTQSAELSADAVLDASGLNCPEPVMMLHNKVRGLGGGELLKVIATDPSTQRDIPKFCVFLGHELVEQQTEEGTYLYWIRKKTD, encoded by the coding sequence ATGACTCAATCTGCTGAACTGTCTGCCGACGCGGTGCTCGATGCCAGCGGCCTGAACTGTCCCGAGCCAGTGATGATGCTGCACAACAAGGTGCGCGGCCTCGGCGGCGGTGAACTGCTCAAGGTGATCGCAACCGATCCGTCCACCCAGCGCGATATCCCGAAGTTCTGCGTTTTCCTCGGTCACGAATTGGTGGAGCAACAGACCGAAGAGGGCACCTATCTCTACTGGATCCGCAAGAAGACCGACTGA
- the ctaD gene encoding cytochrome c oxidase subunit I — protein sequence MNPTIRDNAPCTDPDQLHDQFNEVWGNPRGWRALTIVNHTSIGLRFLVTGAVFFLIGGLMAMLIRTQLALPGYVLMEPEVYNQVFTMHGSVMMFLFAVPMMEGLAVYLIPKMIGARDLIFPRLSALGYFCYLFGGIILLSSVFLGVAPKAGWFMYTPLSSSAHMPGVNSDFWLLGITFVEISAVSAGVELVVSILRTRTNGMALHKMPLYAWYILVMALMIVFGFPPLILGSILLELERAAGLPFFDTAKGGDPVLWQHLFWLFGHPEVYIIFLPGAGIVSTLLPVFCQRPLVGYRWVVLGVLTTGFLSFGLWVHHMFTVGIPALALGFFSAASMLVAIPTGVQIFAWIATLWLGKPVYHVPMLWLVGFLIVFVCGGLTGVMVALVPFDWQVHDTHFVVAHMHYVLVGGMFFPLMAGLYYWLPHFSGRMPSVRLGRWGFWLVFIGFNTTFLIMHWTGLLGMPRRVYTYDTGLGWDIPNLISSIGSFIMAIGIGTILLDIVMHFRFGQPAKTNPWKADTLEWATSLPPSPYNFVSLPDVTDRHPLWKDPDLPNSIARAEHALTTIDHGRRETWGSDPLSGEVREVIHLPGNSWWPFVASVFLAVLCLSLLNKFYWVALIATFATLIALFRWSWENGAHPAAAPDARTQPDEPPLHSRTFDGPGLWGMGVTLLANATLYLSLLFGWFYLWTVSPGWQVPERSDLNVWLMLASAIVLTIGTLWMRVIPARLRRGDNTRLQSNLGMVAAIGVVQFAMLLWVLLSANLRITETAHDAVIFVILAYSLIHCGLAAICTLLQMLRVHYGYVGEKAPYEPVVVEQLWYYNLGVVWSAYAAIALFPSAVGGA from the coding sequence ATGAATCCAACCATCAGGGACAACGCCCCTTGCACCGATCCTGATCAGCTTCACGATCAGTTCAACGAAGTCTGGGGCAACCCGCGCGGATGGCGCGCGCTGACCATCGTCAACCACACCAGCATCGGCTTGCGCTTCCTCGTCACGGGTGCGGTGTTCTTCCTGATCGGCGGGCTGATGGCGATGCTGATCCGCACGCAACTTGCCCTGCCTGGCTATGTATTGATGGAGCCGGAGGTCTACAACCAGGTTTTCACCATGCACGGCTCGGTGATGATGTTCCTGTTTGCCGTCCCGATGATGGAAGGGCTGGCGGTTTATCTGATTCCAAAGATGATCGGGGCGCGTGACCTGATTTTCCCGCGTCTGTCGGCCCTCGGTTACTTCTGTTATCTATTCGGCGGAATCATCCTGCTGTCGAGCGTGTTTCTCGGCGTAGCGCCCAAAGCGGGCTGGTTCATGTACACCCCGCTATCCAGCTCAGCACACATGCCGGGGGTGAATTCTGACTTCTGGCTGTTGGGAATCACCTTCGTCGAGATTTCAGCTGTGAGTGCGGGCGTCGAGCTGGTGGTATCGATCCTGCGCACCCGCACCAACGGCATGGCGCTGCACAAAATGCCGCTCTATGCGTGGTACATCCTGGTGATGGCGCTAATGATCGTGTTCGGCTTCCCGCCGCTGATCCTCGGCAGCATTCTGCTGGAACTGGAGCGCGCCGCCGGCCTGCCCTTCTTCGATACCGCCAAGGGCGGCGATCCGGTGCTCTGGCAGCATCTGTTCTGGCTGTTCGGCCATCCCGAGGTGTACATCATCTTCCTGCCCGGAGCCGGCATCGTCTCGACGTTATTGCCCGTGTTCTGCCAACGGCCGCTGGTGGGGTATCGCTGGGTGGTGCTCGGCGTGCTGACTACCGGTTTTCTCAGCTTCGGGCTTTGGGTACACCACATGTTCACGGTGGGCATCCCCGCGCTGGCGCTGGGATTCTTCTCGGCGGCGAGCATGCTGGTGGCGATACCCACAGGCGTGCAGATTTTCGCCTGGATCGCCACGCTCTGGCTGGGCAAACCGGTCTATCACGTGCCGATGCTCTGGCTGGTCGGCTTTCTGATCGTCTTCGTCTGTGGCGGCCTGACCGGCGTAATGGTCGCCCTGGTGCCCTTCGATTGGCAGGTGCATGACACGCACTTCGTCGTCGCGCATATGCATTACGTACTGGTGGGCGGGATGTTCTTTCCGCTGATGGCCGGACTGTATTACTGGCTACCGCATTTTTCCGGTCGCATGCCCTCGGTGCGTCTGGGCCGCTGGGGCTTCTGGCTGGTGTTCATCGGCTTCAACACCACCTTCCTGATCATGCACTGGACCGGCCTGCTGGGCATGCCGCGCCGAGTCTATACCTACGACACAGGGCTGGGCTGGGACATACCCAACCTGATCTCGTCGATCGGCAGTTTCATCATGGCCATCGGCATCGGCACCATCCTGCTGGATATCGTTATGCACTTCCGCTTCGGTCAGCCGGCAAAAACCAATCCCTGGAAAGCCGATACGCTGGAATGGGCCACCAGCCTGCCGCCAAGCCCCTACAACTTCGTCAGCCTGCCGGATGTCACCGACCGGCATCCGCTGTGGAAGGACCCGGATCTGCCAAACAGCATCGCCCGCGCCGAGCACGCCTTGACCACTATCGATCACGGTCGGCGCGAAACCTGGGGTTCGGACCCGCTGAGCGGCGAGGTGCGCGAAGTCATTCACCTGCCGGGCAACAGCTGGTGGCCGTTCGTGGCCTCGGTTTTTCTCGCCGTGCTCTGCCTTAGCCTGCTGAACAAGTTCTACTGGGTCGCGCTTATTGCCACCTTCGCAACGCTGATCGCGCTCTTTCGCTGGTCCTGGGAAAACGGCGCACATCCGGCCGCCGCACCGGATGCGCGCACCCAGCCGGACGAGCCACCGCTACACTCACGCACCTTCGACGGTCCAGGATTGTGGGGCATGGGCGTCACCTTGCTGGCCAACGCCACCCTGTATCTGTCGCTGCTGTTCGGCTGGTTCTACCTGTGGACCGTTTCGCCGGGATGGCAGGTTCCGGAGCGATCCGATCTCAATGTCTGGCTGATGCTGGCCAGCGCCATTGTGCTGACGATCGGGACGCTGTGGATGCGAGTCATACCGGCGCGACTTCGCCGGGGCGACAACACCCGGTTGCAGAGCAATCTGGGCATGGTTGCAGCGATCGGCGTGGTCCAGTTCGCCATGCTGCTGTGGGTGTTGCTGAGCGCCAATCTACGAATCACCGAAACCGCCCACGATGCCGTGATCTTCGTGATCCTCGCCTACAGCCTGATCCACTGTGGCCTGGCGGCGATCTGCACGCTGCTGCAGATGCTGCGGGTGCATTACGGTTATGTTGGTGAGAAGGCGCCCTACGAACCCGTGGTGGTCGAGCAACTCTGGTACTACAACCTGGGGGTAGTCTGGAGCGCTTATGCGGCTATCGCTCTGTTCCCGTCGGCCGTGGGAGGTGCCTGA
- the coxB gene encoding cytochrome c oxidase subunit II produces MARQVANVWWGMFAFATLVLVAVSALWIYALARKPRETSKEQALKINRRWVIGGGIVLPSLSIVVLLIFGIPTGRSMMPLPVDGEQPLKVEVTGHQWWWEVHYPDSGVTTANQLIIPAGRLIDVNVTSADVIHSFWIPRLGGKMDMLPGRTNVIRLQAGHTGIFHGQCSEFCGLQHAHMKLHVEALDEAGFAEWVNERENLSITQRAPGEAGQVFDERCGQCHRVAGVSSGNRAPDLTDLATRPNLGAGVIENDHEGLRRWLREHKTLKFGNGMPAHDDVAPQTLDQIADWLETLAP; encoded by the coding sequence ATGGCGCGCCAGGTGGCGAACGTCTGGTGGGGAATGTTCGCCTTCGCCACGCTGGTGCTGGTCGCCGTAAGCGCATTGTGGATCTACGCGCTGGCACGCAAGCCACGTGAAACCAGCAAAGAGCAGGCACTCAAGATCAATCGCCGCTGGGTAATCGGCGGCGGCATCGTACTGCCAAGTCTGAGCATCGTTGTCCTGCTGATCTTCGGCATTCCTACCGGGCGCAGCATGATGCCATTGCCGGTGGACGGTGAGCAGCCGTTGAAAGTCGAGGTCACCGGCCATCAGTGGTGGTGGGAAGTTCATTACCCGGACAGCGGCGTGACCACTGCCAATCAGTTGATCATTCCAGCCGGCCGGTTGATCGATGTGAATGTCACCAGCGCCGATGTCATTCATTCGTTCTGGATTCCGCGGCTTGGCGGGAAAATGGACATGCTGCCAGGCCGCACCAATGTGATCCGCCTGCAGGCCGGCCATACGGGAATCTTTCACGGCCAGTGCTCTGAGTTCTGCGGTCTGCAACATGCGCATATGAAGCTGCATGTCGAGGCGCTGGACGAGGCAGGCTTCGCTGAGTGGGTCAACGAGCGTGAGAACCTCAGCATTACGCAACGTGCGCCGGGGGAAGCCGGTCAGGTGTTCGATGAACGCTGCGGTCAGTGCCACCGCGTCGCTGGCGTTTCCTCAGGCAATAGGGCTCCGGATCTCACCGACCTAGCCACCCGGCCGAACCTTGGCGCTGGGGTGATTGAAAACGACCATGAAGGCCTGCGCCGCTGGCTACGCGAACACAAGACGCTCAAGTTCGGCAATGGGATGCCCGCGCACGACGACGTCGCACCGCAAACACTCGATCAGATCGCCGACTGGCTGGAGACGCTCGCCCCATGA
- a CDS encoding DUF2231 domain-containing protein — translation MARYRDSIHSRAAIAGHPLHPMLIHFPVAALIGLLPVDLAHLWTLDGFWWRAGLWLSGVGALGGWIASIFGLIDLVTVREIRHKITAWCHAILAVMMLSLASLNWLLRYQNDAQSMQLWALYLSGITAVLISLAAYLGGRLVYEHAVGVDLEKV, via the coding sequence ATGGCCCGTTACAGAGACTCCATCCACAGCCGTGCTGCGATAGCCGGCCACCCGCTGCACCCGATGCTGATTCATTTCCCTGTCGCCGCATTGATCGGCTTGCTGCCGGTGGATCTCGCCCACCTCTGGACGCTGGATGGTTTCTGGTGGCGTGCCGGTTTGTGGCTGTCCGGTGTGGGCGCGCTGGGTGGCTGGATCGCCAGCATCTTCGGTCTGATCGATCTGGTAACGGTGCGCGAGATCCGCCACAAAATCACCGCCTGGTGTCATGCCATCCTCGCGGTGATGATGCTGTCGCTGGCTTCGCTGAACTGGCTGCTGCGCTACCAGAACGATGCGCAGAGCATGCAGTTGTGGGCGCTGTACCTGTCTGGCATCACGGCCGTACTCATATCCCTCGCCGCTTATCTCGGTGGACGACTGGTCTACGAACACGCCGTCGGAGTCGATCTGGAGAAGGTCTGA
- a CDS encoding CopD family protein — protein sequence MPLLKLVHFAGLLCWCGTLLYLPALIAAGTRRSEPLFYRDHAHLTRMVFNLIGTPAALIAIASGTALFLSEALVAGWLIVKLSTVAGMVLCHALCGVLVLHIERAPEQSVSVRCRFLGAVAATFITATLWLVLAKPF from the coding sequence ATGCCCTTGCTCAAATTGGTGCACTTTGCGGGCCTGCTGTGCTGGTGCGGCACCCTGCTTTATCTGCCGGCGCTGATCGCAGCAGGCACTCGACGCAGCGAACCACTCTTCTACCGTGACCATGCGCATCTGACGCGCATGGTCTTCAACCTGATCGGCACGCCTGCCGCCCTGATTGCAATTGCATCAGGCACTGCGCTGTTCCTGAGCGAAGCGCTTGTTGCTGGATGGTTGATCGTCAAGCTCAGCACTGTCGCGGGGATGGTGCTCTGCCATGCGCTCTGCGGTGTGCTGGTACTGCACATCGAGCGTGCACCGGAGCAAAGCGTGAGCGTTCGCTGTCGATTTCTCGGTGCGGTCGCCGCGACCTTCATAACCGCGACGCTTTGGTTGGTGCTGGCAAAGCCCTTCTAG
- a CDS encoding ion transporter codes for MDNDALRSMGWRERLYVIIFFTNTPAGKRFDTWLLVFIFASLIVVMLDSVAVYSDRYGVLLDGLEWLFTGIFLIEYLVRIYCHPEPRKYVFSFYGAIDVLSVVPAFIALLYPDAEYLLVVRAIRMLRVFRVLKLTHYLSQANFLMVALRGSKQKIVVFLLSVTTMVLVFGTLMYVIEGPSRGFTSIPMSIYWAIVTITTVGFGDIVPHTPLGKAVASMVMITGYSIIAVPTGIFTAELATAMRADSLQHRCPTCEKLSHEANAAFCSRCGSQLFRPKARDSEEPQATPDQ; via the coding sequence ATGGACAACGACGCCCTCAGATCGATGGGCTGGCGCGAGCGCCTCTACGTCATCATTTTCTTTACCAATACGCCAGCAGGTAAACGCTTCGACACCTGGTTACTGGTATTCATCTTTGCCAGTCTCATAGTCGTGATGCTCGACAGCGTGGCTGTTTACAGTGATCGGTACGGTGTTCTGCTGGACGGGCTCGAGTGGTTGTTTACAGGCATCTTTCTGATCGAGTATCTGGTGCGCATTTACTGCCATCCAGAGCCACGCAAGTACGTATTCAGCTTCTACGGCGCGATCGATGTCCTGTCGGTGGTGCCTGCCTTTATTGCGCTGCTATATCCAGACGCCGAATATCTGTTGGTGGTGCGCGCCATCCGCATGCTTAGAGTGTTTCGCGTATTAAAGCTGACTCACTACCTGAGCCAGGCCAACTTTTTGATGGTCGCTCTTCGCGGCAGCAAACAGAAAATCGTGGTCTTTCTGCTCAGTGTCACCACCATGGTCCTGGTGTTTGGCACCTTGATGTATGTGATCGAGGGTCCATCGAGAGGCTTCACCAGCATTCCGATGAGCATCTATTGGGCAATCGTAACCATTACCACCGTCGGGTTTGGTGACATCGTGCCCCATACGCCACTCGGCAAGGCAGTGGCGAGCATGGTGATGATCACGGGTTATTCGATCATTGCCGTACCCACCGGAATCTTCACAGCCGAACTGGCTACAGCGATGCGGGCAGACAGCCTGCAGCATCGATGCCCAACTTGCGAAAAGCTCAGCCACGAAGCCAACGCGGCCTTTTGTAGCCGCTGCGGCAGCCAGCTGTTCAGGCCAAAGGCGCGTGACAGCGAAGAACCTCAAGCTACACCAGATCAATAG